The following proteins come from a genomic window of Natrinema saccharevitans:
- a CDS encoding DUF7556 family protein, with protein MATNPHAMASDDTIVGSIDSTAASDEYVIADISADGAWLSMRADDALALPAWR; from the coding sequence ATGGCGACGAACCCCCACGCCATGGCGTCCGACGACACGATCGTCGGTTCGATCGATTCGACGGCCGCGAGCGACGAGTACGTCATCGCGGACATCTCCGCCGACGGGGCCTGGCTGTCCATGCGGGCCGATGACGCGCTCGCGCTTCCGGCCTGGCGATAA
- a CDS encoding ABC transporter permease has product MAVSESQFESSRDQADEDGVEARVGWRYTVARIKADTTARWGLYVVTVVLFVAIYAAIDSNLSLLTFGVLSDYTFARLIPIFDHPTHIPPPGEGTQHMPPYFPLAEQPWNPLPAGGTLEHPLGTDHTGRDYFTRIVYGTQVSVFVGIVSTFIGLTGGTVVGAVAGYYGGRVDDVLMRVVETVYAIPPLILIIVFTVFVGGANIWYAVLGVGIAFVPVFARIIRSRVLSVREMDYIEAARAAGVKDRNIIRRHVVPNSFAPVLVYATLQIGVTILIVAGLSFLGYGAQPPTPDWGQMLNIAHGYMHSNVWLSIWPGIAIMITIMGFNLFGDGLQDALDPRIDD; this is encoded by the coding sequence ATGGCAGTCAGTGAATCACAGTTCGAGAGCAGTCGAGACCAGGCGGACGAGGACGGCGTCGAGGCCCGCGTCGGCTGGCGCTACACCGTCGCGCGGATCAAAGCGGACACGACGGCCCGCTGGGGGCTGTACGTCGTCACGGTCGTCCTGTTCGTCGCGATCTACGCCGCGATCGACAGCAACCTCTCCCTGCTCACGTTCGGGGTCCTGTCGGACTACACGTTCGCGCGGCTGATACCGATCTTCGATCACCCGACCCACATCCCGCCGCCGGGAGAGGGGACCCAGCACATGCCGCCGTACTTCCCGCTGGCCGAACAGCCGTGGAACCCGCTTCCAGCCGGCGGCACGCTCGAGCACCCGCTGGGGACCGACCACACCGGCCGGGACTACTTCACGCGGATCGTCTACGGGACGCAGGTGTCGGTGTTCGTCGGGATCGTCTCGACGTTCATCGGGCTCACCGGCGGGACGGTCGTCGGTGCCGTCGCCGGCTACTACGGCGGCCGGGTCGACGACGTTCTCATGCGGGTCGTCGAGACGGTGTACGCGATCCCGCCGCTGATACTCATCATCGTCTTCACCGTCTTCGTCGGCGGCGCGAACATCTGGTACGCGGTGCTGGGCGTCGGGATCGCGTTCGTCCCCGTCTTCGCCCGCATCATCCGGAGCCGCGTGCTGAGCGTCCGCGAGATGGACTACATCGAAGCGGCGCGGGCGGCCGGCGTCAAGGACCGCAACATCATCCGTCGCCACGTCGTCCCCAACAGCTTCGCGCCGGTTCTGGTGTACGCGACGCTCCAGATCGGCGTGACGATCCTCATCGTCGCCGGGCTCTCCTTCCTCGGCTACGGCGCACAGCCGCCGACCCCCGACTGGGGACAGATGCTCAACATCGCCCACGGCTACATGCACTCGAACGTCTGGCTCTCGATCTGGCCGGGTATCGCGATCATGATCACGATTATGGGCTTTAACCTGTTCGGCGATGGCCTGCAGGACGCCCTCGACCCCCGAATCGACGACTGA
- a CDS encoding ABC transporter substrate-binding protein: MVPNQPTTTRRRLLGSGAAVAASVIAGCIGGGGSGDGDRFHFTQEQSREEQFDPVVSNDAYSFQVIQHVFDGLYEYDEGLELQPKLAVGEPTVERDGTRYIFELVEGATFHNGDEVTAGDVAHSFTAPVEEETENASEYDMIESTEVIDDYQLQVDLGEDPYGPFELATMGVTVVPESVRTEDREAFNTDPVGSGPFEFVDLQENEYVDLERNDDYWGDLEPNLEQIRFVAHEDPAGRVSDIRAGDTDVIAGIPNDDWDVLENEDGVTLHSAESPTFMYMGFNCNEGPTTTPEVRRGIVHSFSMQDFIDSNAGNVSSAMYSPIPPVVNGIWEFPESEYQELLPEYDPEQAQSLLDEHAPDDFTPTIITPEGIRAQLAERIATRLDEIGYGADVQVLDFATLVDTYTSGSADDYQMYLLGWTGGPDPDYYLYPLLHESQAGTNQGHYYEGSDGFHEAIVEGRNSAGQEERYDIYEPVVREVVEQLPVLPAFTQDNTMASRNYVQDLQAHPEVTRNPTLVAEYTNVSME; the protein is encoded by the coding sequence ATGGTGCCGAATCAACCGACGACGACGCGGCGGCGACTCCTCGGTTCCGGGGCCGCCGTCGCTGCGTCAGTGATCGCAGGGTGTATCGGTGGGGGCGGCTCCGGAGACGGCGATCGGTTCCACTTCACGCAGGAACAATCGCGCGAGGAGCAGTTCGATCCGGTCGTCTCGAACGACGCGTACAGCTTTCAGGTCATTCAGCACGTCTTCGACGGGCTCTACGAGTACGACGAGGGCCTCGAGTTACAGCCGAAACTCGCGGTCGGCGAGCCGACGGTCGAGCGCGACGGCACGCGCTACATCTTCGAACTGGTAGAGGGAGCGACGTTCCACAACGGCGACGAGGTGACCGCCGGAGACGTCGCTCACTCCTTTACCGCGCCCGTCGAGGAGGAGACGGAGAACGCCTCCGAGTACGACATGATCGAGAGTACGGAGGTCATCGACGACTACCAGCTGCAGGTCGACCTCGGCGAGGATCCCTACGGCCCGTTCGAACTCGCGACCATGGGCGTGACGGTCGTCCCCGAGAGCGTCCGGACCGAGGACCGCGAGGCGTTCAACACGGACCCGGTCGGCTCCGGCCCGTTCGAGTTCGTCGACCTGCAGGAAAACGAGTACGTCGACCTAGAGCGCAACGACGACTACTGGGGCGACCTCGAGCCGAATCTCGAACAGATACGGTTCGTCGCCCACGAGGACCCCGCGGGTCGCGTCTCCGACATCCGAGCAGGCGACACCGACGTCATCGCGGGGATTCCGAACGACGACTGGGACGTCCTCGAGAACGAGGACGGCGTGACCCTCCACTCGGCCGAGAGTCCGACGTTCATGTACATGGGCTTCAACTGCAACGAGGGCCCGACGACGACTCCCGAGGTGCGGCGGGGCATCGTCCACTCGTTCTCGATGCAGGACTTCATCGACTCGAACGCGGGCAACGTGAGTTCGGCGATGTACAGCCCGATCCCGCCGGTCGTCAACGGGATCTGGGAATTCCCCGAATCGGAGTATCAGGAGCTGCTGCCGGAGTACGATCCGGAACAGGCCCAGTCGTTGCTCGACGAACACGCGCCCGACGACTTCACCCCGACGATCATCACGCCGGAGGGGATCCGCGCCCAGTTGGCCGAGCGGATCGCGACCCGACTGGACGAGATCGGATACGGCGCGGACGTACAGGTCCTGGACTTCGCGACGCTGGTCGACACCTACACCAGCGGGAGCGCCGACGACTACCAGATGTACCTGCTCGGCTGGACCGGCGGTCCCGACCCCGATTACTACCTCTACCCGCTGCTCCACGAGAGCCAGGCGGGGACCAACCAGGGCCACTACTACGAGGGCAGCGACGGCTTCCACGAGGCGATCGTCGAGGGACGCAACTCGGCGGGCCAGGAGGAGCGCTACGACATCTACGAGCCCGTCGTCCGAGAGGTCGTCGAGCAACTGCCCGTCTTACCGGCGTTTACGCAGGACAACACGATGGCCTCCCGAAACTACGTCCAGGACCTCCAGGCGCATCCGGAGGTGACGAGGAATCCGACCCTCGTCGCGGAGTACACGAACGTCTCGATGGAGTGA
- a CDS encoding ABC transporter permease, whose protein sequence is MKLLKYTIYRLMQAVPVLIGISIITFLLANLGPGDPVSLMLQGQEHSEELVRAIERRYGLDRPLHERYVTYMVGLLQGDLGQSIYYERPVAGLILDRVGPTLLLVVSAYAFALATAIPLGVVAADRRNEPTDHVSRIAALVGVSTPSFWIGIVLILVFAVKLGWLPSSGLYYPWRPPSAYRGIDGHLELYYQSARHLLLPMIALGTLQMATIMRVERTQMIESLQGEYVKLARAYGVPERTVLRKHAFQVAQLPIITIVGLNLSTAIGGAVLVETVFNINGMGQLFVGAIQRNDYQLVMGVTMMLGVLFVVGVIITDISYAYVDPRVTYGERE, encoded by the coding sequence ATGAAGCTACTCAAGTACACGATATACAGGCTGATGCAGGCGGTCCCGGTCCTGATCGGAATCTCGATCATCACGTTCCTGCTGGCGAATCTTGGACCGGGCGATCCGGTCAGCCTCATGCTACAGGGCCAGGAACACAGCGAGGAACTGGTCAGGGCGATCGAACGACGCTACGGGCTCGACAGGCCGTTACACGAACGCTACGTGACGTACATGGTCGGTCTGTTGCAGGGCGATCTCGGACAGAGCATCTACTACGAGCGGCCGGTCGCCGGCCTGATACTGGATCGGGTCGGTCCGACGCTGTTGCTGGTCGTTTCGGCGTACGCGTTCGCGCTGGCGACCGCGATCCCGCTCGGCGTCGTGGCCGCGGACCGACGGAACGAACCGACCGACCACGTCTCCCGCATCGCCGCGCTCGTCGGCGTCAGCACCCCCTCGTTCTGGATCGGGATCGTCCTGATCCTCGTCTTCGCCGTGAAGCTCGGCTGGCTCCCCTCGAGCGGGCTCTACTACCCGTGGCGACCGCCGAGCGCCTATCGGGGGATCGACGGCCACCTCGAGCTGTACTACCAGTCGGCCAGACACCTGCTGTTGCCGATGATCGCGCTGGGGACCTTGCAGATGGCGACGATCATGCGCGTCGAGCGGACCCAGATGATCGAGTCGCTGCAGGGCGAGTACGTCAAGCTGGCACGTGCCTACGGCGTTCCCGAGCGGACGGTCCTTCGAAAACACGCGTTTCAGGTGGCCCAGTTGCCGATCATCACGATCGTCGGACTCAACCTGTCGACGGCGATCGGCGGGGCGGTGTTGGTCGAGACGGTGTTCAACATCAACGGGATGGGACAGCTGTTCGTCGGTGCGATCCAGCGCAACGACTACCAGCTCGTGATGGGCGTGACGATGATGCTCGGCGTCCTGTTCGTCGTCGGCGTCATCATCACCGACATCTCGTACGCGTACGTCGACCCGCGAGTCACCTACGGTGAGCGAGAGTAA
- a CDS encoding ABC transporter ATP-binding protein, with the protein MVSSGLRLDEEREYDSEGPLLELDCVSKHFGQESGLLAGLQFDASEFPPFSVERERVRAVDGVSIEVQPGETLGLVGESGCGKSTLGRTVLRLLEPTEGDIYFKGENLADLDGEALRQTRSDMQMIFQDPQSSLDPRMKVGQIIEEPMRAHDMLDDEGREARAKELLAKVGLDPRHYNRHPHAFSGGQRQRINLARALSVDPDFVVCDEPVSALDVSIQAQVLNTMERLQREFGLTYLFIAHDLSVIRHISDRVAVMYLGHIVELAGKEELFENPQHPYTRALLESIPVPDPRENGSRGVLEGEVPSPVDPPSGCRFRTRCPRLIAPDAYDWAGEEWPRTRAFMRAVKRRTFEPMPAARIEAEFFDGTLPRGEAGSIVAEAIDLVATDGEADGDDADRWEAATDLLLESFAEASVCARERPAYDLESGDGERFAACHLHR; encoded by the coding sequence ATGGTGAGTAGCGGGCTCCGACTGGACGAGGAGCGCGAGTACGACAGCGAGGGGCCGCTGCTCGAGTTGGACTGCGTCTCGAAACACTTCGGGCAGGAGTCGGGGCTGCTCGCGGGCCTGCAGTTCGACGCGAGCGAGTTCCCGCCGTTCAGCGTCGAGCGAGAGCGGGTGCGAGCGGTCGACGGCGTCTCGATCGAGGTTCAACCCGGCGAGACGCTGGGTCTCGTCGGCGAGTCGGGCTGTGGTAAGAGTACGCTCGGTCGGACGGTCCTTCGCCTGCTCGAGCCGACCGAGGGGGACATCTACTTCAAAGGGGAGAACCTGGCCGACCTCGACGGCGAGGCGCTCCGGCAGACGCGCTCGGACATGCAGATGATCTTCCAAGATCCCCAGTCCTCGCTCGATCCGCGGATGAAGGTCGGGCAGATCATCGAGGAGCCGATGCGGGCCCACGACATGTTAGACGACGAAGGACGCGAGGCCCGCGCGAAGGAACTGCTCGCGAAGGTGGGGCTCGACCCGCGTCACTACAACCGCCATCCCCACGCCTTCTCTGGAGGACAGCGCCAGCGGATCAACCTCGCGCGGGCGCTGTCGGTCGATCCCGACTTCGTGGTCTGTGACGAGCCCGTCTCCGCGCTGGACGTCTCGATCCAGGCGCAGGTGCTGAACACGATGGAGCGACTGCAGCGGGAGTTCGGCCTCACGTACCTCTTTATCGCCCACGACCTCTCGGTCATCCGCCACATCTCCGACCGCGTGGCGGTGATGTATCTGGGCCACATCGTCGAGTTGGCGGGGAAAGAGGAACTGTTCGAGAACCCACAGCACCCCTACACCCGCGCCCTGCTCGAGTCGATTCCCGTCCCGGATCCCCGCGAGAACGGCTCCCGGGGCGTCCTCGAGGGCGAGGTCCCGAGCCCGGTCGATCCGCCCTCTGGGTGTCGGTTCCGGACGCGGTGTCCGCGCCTGATCGCCCCCGACGCGTACGACTGGGCCGGCGAGGAGTGGCCGCGGACGCGGGCGTTCATGCGAGCGGTCAAACGACGGACGTTCGAACCGATGCCGGCGGCGCGGATCGAAGCCGAGTTCTTCGACGGAACGCTGCCCCGTGGCGAGGCCGGATCGATCGTCGCGGAGGCGATCGATCTGGTCGCCACCGACGGCGAGGCGGACGGCGACGACGCCGACCGCTGGGAAGCCGCGACCGACCTGTTGCTCGAGTCCTTCGCCGAAGCGAGCGTCTGTGCCCGCGAGCGGCCGGCCTACGACCTCGAGTCCGGCGACGGGGAGCGGTTCGCCGCCTGTCACCTGCACCGGTAG
- a CDS encoding ABC transporter ATP-binding protein — translation MSSEPLLRVENLKTQFFTEAGTVRAVDGISFEVREGEIVGLVGESGAGKSVASMSIMGLVEAPGEIVAGEITYKGETIFGLEEGPDGELRKRDDALSDEEIRTRIRGNEIAVIFQDPMESLNPVFTVGGQLREFIELNRGLEGEEARAEAIDMLREVGIPDPEERYEEYPHQFSGGMRQRVLIAMALACEPSLIIADEPTTALDVTVEGQILELVDELQSKYGTSFVWVTHDLGVVAEICDRVNVMYLGEIVEQAPVDELFYETNHPYTDALLDSIPRPDRTVAELEAIDGVMPEAIEPPSGCRFHPRCPDAREVCKRVHPEPTVIADADGEPHRAACVKHDAFDVDYEGSPPLEGTTGTTGDGAVEDIGSELAPNPVGDDGGEDGE, via the coding sequence ATGAGTTCCGAACCACTACTCCGCGTCGAGAACCTGAAGACCCAGTTCTTCACCGAAGCAGGCACAGTACGCGCCGTCGACGGCATCTCCTTCGAGGTCCGCGAGGGCGAAATCGTCGGCCTCGTCGGCGAGAGCGGGGCCGGGAAGTCGGTCGCCTCGATGAGCATCATGGGGCTCGTCGAGGCCCCCGGCGAGATCGTCGCCGGCGAGATCACCTACAAAGGCGAGACGATCTTCGGCCTCGAGGAGGGTCCCGACGGCGAGTTGCGAAAGCGAGACGACGCCCTCTCCGACGAGGAGATCCGGACCCGCATCCGGGGCAACGAGATCGCGGTGATCTTCCAGGACCCGATGGAGTCGCTCAACCCCGTCTTCACCGTCGGCGGCCAGCTGCGGGAGTTCATCGAACTCAACCGCGGCCTCGAGGGCGAGGAGGCGCGGGCGGAAGCGATCGACATGCTCCGCGAGGTCGGCATCCCCGACCCCGAGGAGCGCTACGAGGAGTACCCCCACCAGTTCTCCGGCGGGATGCGCCAGCGCGTGCTGATCGCGATGGCGCTGGCCTGCGAGCCAAGCCTGATCATCGCCGACGAGCCGACGACGGCGCTGGACGTGACCGTCGAGGGACAGATCCTCGAGTTGGTCGACGAGCTACAGTCGAAATACGGGACCAGCTTCGTCTGGGTCACCCACGACCTGGGGGTCGTCGCCGAGATCTGCGACCGGGTCAACGTGATGTACCTCGGCGAGATCGTCGAGCAAGCGCCGGTCGACGAGCTGTTCTACGAGACGAACCACCCCTACACCGACGCCCTGCTGGACTCGATCCCCCGGCCCGACCGCACCGTCGCCGAACTCGAGGCGATCGATGGGGTGATGCCCGAGGCGATCGAGCCGCCCTCGGGCTGTCGGTTCCACCCGCGCTGTCCCGACGCGCGCGAGGTGTGCAAGCGCGTCCACCCCGAGCCGACGGTGATTGCGGACGCCGACGGCGAACCCCACCGGGCGGCCTGCGTGAAACACGACGCCTTCGACGTCGACTACGAGGGGAGCCCGCCGCTCGAGGGTACGACGGGGACGACCGGAGACGGGGCGGTCGAGGACATCGGGTCGGAACTCGCGCCAAATCCGGTCGGCGACGACGGGGGTGAGGATGGTGAGTAG
- a CDS encoding PPC domain-containing DNA-binding protein, with translation MNYRAVETTDEYVARLETGADWRAEIESLADAVAAEAGWFTALGAVQDAELWFYDQDACEYSPIAFDEPLEVAACIGNVSRLEGERFAHTHAVLSDDEGTTYAGHLNEATVWAGEVHLRVFEEPLEREYDETTELDLWL, from the coding sequence ATGAACTATCGCGCCGTCGAGACCACCGACGAGTACGTCGCCCGCCTCGAGACGGGTGCCGACTGGCGGGCCGAGATCGAGTCGCTGGCGGACGCGGTCGCGGCCGAGGCCGGCTGGTTCACCGCGCTCGGCGCGGTCCAGGACGCCGAACTGTGGTTCTACGATCAGGACGCCTGCGAGTACTCCCCGATCGCGTTCGACGAACCGCTCGAGGTCGCCGCCTGTATCGGGAACGTCTCTCGACTCGAGGGCGAGCGGTTCGCCCACACCCACGCCGTCCTCTCGGACGACGAGGGCACCACGTACGCCGGCCACCTGAACGAGGCGACCGTCTGGGCCGGCGAGGTCCACCTTCGCGTCTTCGAGGAGCCCCTCGAGCGCGAGTACGACGAGACCACCGAACTGGACCTCTGGCTCTGA
- a CDS encoding DNA polymerase II large subunit, translating to MRAEDERYFERLEDQLESAFDVAERAKERGGDPKPEVEIPTARDMADRVENILGIDGVAERVRELEGEMSREEAALELAEDFAAGRVGDYETKAGKVEGAVRTAVALLTEGVVAAPIEGIDRVEILENDDGTEFVNVYYAGPIRSAGGTAQALSVLVADYTRALVGMEQYDAREEEVERYAEEVALYDKETGLQYTPKDKETKFIAKHIPIMLDGEATGDEEVSGFRDLERVDTNSARGGMCLVLAEGIALKAPKIQRYTRNLDEIDWPWLQDLIDGNYYDDEGETADDGADADEGDGEATAENDGDTDASEDGDAADVPEGPPRVDTSEKFLRDLIAGRPVFSHPCAEGGFRLRYGRARNHGFATAGVHPAAMHLVDDFLATGTQIKTERPGKAAGVVPVDSIEGPTVKLANGDVRRIDDPEDALEIRNGVEKILDLGEYLVNYGEFVENNHPLAPASYTYEWWVQDLEAAGADVQALEDDPRIDLEFPAPEEALEWATEYDAPLHPEYTYLWHDLSVDAFRDLTAAVAEGRIERDGDGSVDGNGDDSVLVLASDDGVADALETIVIEHRQRHDDDRIEIDDWRPFVRSVGCEPRQAVADGAALEPDQRPEIELERTWTDGDLSERARTWGHEAEGDNAIEAVNEVAPFRVRERAPTRIGNRMGRPEKSESRDLSPAVHTLFPIGEAGGTQRNVADAAKHAETMSDTPGIVELEVGRQRCESCGTETFKNRCPDCDDRTTPDYRCPDCDQRLEPDEAGRVECDHCEREGTCVETREIDVNDEFRGALESVGERENAFEILKGVKGLSSQNKVPEPIEKGILRAKHDVSAFKDGTVRYDMTDLPVTSVRASELDVDVGQLQALGYEEDIHGEPLTHEDQLVELKVQDIVLSDGAAEHMLQTADFIDDLLEQYYGLESFYEFEDRQDLVGELVFGMAPHTSAATVGRVIGFTSAAVGYAHPYFHAAKRRNCDGDEDCVMLLLDGLLNFSKTFLPDQRGGKMDAPLVMSSRIDPSEIDDEAHNMDVVSQYPREFYLATREQADPEDVDVEIAEANLGTDLEYTGFEHTHDTTDIAMGPDLSAYKTLGSMMDKMDAQLELSRKLAAVDETDVAERVIEYHFLPDLIGNLRAFSRQETRCLDCGEKFRRMPLTGDCRECGGRVNLTVHKGSVNKYMQTAIQVADEYDCRPYTKQRLEVLERSLESIFENDKNKQSGIEDFM from the coding sequence ATGCGCGCCGAAGACGAACGGTACTTCGAGCGGCTCGAGGACCAACTCGAGTCGGCCTTCGACGTGGCCGAACGCGCCAAGGAACGGGGCGGCGATCCGAAACCCGAAGTCGAGATTCCGACCGCGCGGGACATGGCCGACCGGGTCGAGAACATCCTCGGGATCGACGGCGTCGCCGAACGCGTCCGCGAACTCGAAGGGGAGATGAGCCGCGAGGAGGCCGCGCTCGAACTCGCCGAGGACTTCGCCGCGGGACGGGTCGGCGACTACGAGACGAAAGCGGGGAAGGTCGAGGGCGCGGTTCGGACCGCGGTCGCCCTGCTGACCGAGGGGGTCGTCGCCGCCCCCATCGAGGGGATCGACAGGGTCGAGATCTTAGAGAACGACGACGGGACGGAGTTCGTCAACGTCTACTACGCCGGCCCCATCCGGTCGGCGGGCGGGACCGCACAGGCGCTGTCGGTCCTCGTCGCCGACTACACCCGCGCGCTCGTCGGCATGGAACAGTACGACGCCCGCGAGGAGGAGGTCGAACGCTACGCCGAGGAGGTCGCCCTCTACGACAAGGAGACCGGGCTCCAGTACACGCCCAAGGACAAGGAGACGAAGTTCATCGCGAAACACATCCCGATCATGCTGGACGGGGAAGCCACCGGTGACGAGGAGGTCTCCGGATTTCGGGATCTCGAGCGGGTCGACACCAACAGCGCCCGCGGCGGGATGTGTCTCGTCCTCGCCGAGGGGATCGCGCTGAAGGCCCCGAAGATCCAGCGCTACACCCGGAACCTGGACGAGATCGACTGGCCGTGGCTGCAGGACCTCATCGACGGCAACTACTACGACGACGAAGGGGAGACGGCGGACGACGGCGCCGACGCCGACGAGGGCGACGGCGAAGCGACGGCCGAGAACGACGGAGACACCGACGCGAGCGAGGACGGCGACGCCGCCGACGTGCCCGAGGGACCGCCCCGCGTCGACACCTCCGAGAAGTTCCTCCGGGACCTGATCGCCGGCCGCCCGGTCTTCTCCCATCCCTGCGCCGAGGGCGGGTTCCGGCTGCGCTACGGTCGCGCACGCAATCACGGCTTCGCGACCGCCGGCGTCCACCCCGCCGCGATGCATCTGGTCGACGACTTCCTCGCGACCGGCACCCAGATCAAGACCGAACGACCCGGCAAGGCCGCCGGCGTCGTCCCCGTCGACTCCATCGAGGGGCCGACGGTCAAACTGGCAAACGGCGACGTCCGCCGGATCGACGACCCCGAGGACGCCCTCGAGATCAGAAACGGCGTCGAGAAGATCCTCGACCTGGGCGAGTACCTCGTCAACTACGGCGAATTCGTCGAGAACAACCATCCGCTGGCCCCCGCATCCTACACTTACGAGTGGTGGGTCCAGGACCTCGAGGCCGCCGGCGCGGACGTTCAGGCCCTCGAGGACGATCCCCGCATCGACCTCGAGTTCCCCGCTCCCGAGGAGGCCCTCGAGTGGGCCACCGAGTACGACGCGCCCCTCCACCCCGAGTACACCTACCTCTGGCACGACCTCTCCGTCGACGCCTTTCGCGACCTCACAGCGGCGGTCGCCGAGGGCCGGATCGAACGCGACGGCGACGGTAGCGTCGACGGGAACGGGGACGACAGCGTCCTCGTCCTCGCGTCCGACGACGGCGTCGCCGACGCCCTCGAGACGATCGTCATCGAACACCGCCAGCGCCACGACGACGACCGCATCGAGATCGACGACTGGCGGCCGTTCGTCCGCTCGGTCGGCTGTGAGCCCCGGCAGGCCGTCGCCGACGGTGCGGCGCTCGAGCCCGACCAGCGGCCCGAGATCGAACTCGAGCGCACCTGGACCGACGGCGACCTTTCCGAGCGCGCCCGGACGTGGGGTCACGAAGCCGAGGGCGACAACGCGATCGAGGCGGTCAACGAGGTCGCCCCCTTCCGGGTCCGGGAACGGGCCCCCACGCGGATCGGCAACCGGATGGGCCGGCCGGAGAAGTCCGAGAGCCGCGATCTGAGCCCGGCGGTTCACACGCTGTTCCCGATCGGCGAGGCCGGCGGCACGCAGCGAAACGTCGCCGACGCCGCCAAACACGCCGAGACGATGTCGGATACTCCCGGCATCGTCGAACTCGAGGTCGGCCGCCAGCGCTGTGAGTCCTGTGGTACCGAAACGTTCAAGAATCGCTGTCCGGATTGCGACGACCGCACGACGCCGGACTATCGCTGTCCCGACTGCGACCAACGGCTCGAGCCCGACGAGGCCGGTCGCGTCGAGTGCGACCACTGCGAGCGCGAGGGCACCTGCGTCGAGACCCGCGAGATCGACGTCAACGACGAGTTCCGGGGCGCCCTCGAGTCGGTCGGCGAACGCGAGAACGCCTTCGAGATCCTCAAAGGCGTCAAAGGGCTGTCCTCGCAGAACAAGGTCCCCGAACCCATCGAGAAGGGAATCCTGCGGGCCAAACACGACGTCTCCGCGTTCAAGGACGGCACCGTCCGCTACGACATGACCGACCTCCCCGTGACCTCGGTCCGGGCCAGCGAACTCGACGTCGACGTCGGCCAGCTCCAGGCGCTGGGGTACGAGGAGGACATCCACGGTGAACCCTTGACCCACGAGGACCAGCTGGTCGAACTCAAGGTTCAGGACATCGTCCTCTCCGACGGCGCGGCCGAGCACATGCTCCAGACCGCCGACTTCATCGACGACCTCTTGGAGCAGTATTATGGGCTCGAGTCCTTCTACGAGTTCGAGGACCGGCAGGACCTGGTCGGCGAACTCGTCTTCGGGATGGCACCGCACACCTCGGCGGCAACTGTCGGGAGAGTGATCGGCTTCACGAGCGCAGCCGTCGGGTACGCTCATCCGTACTTTCACGCCGCCAAGCGGAGGAATTGCGACGGTGACGAAGACTGCGTGATGCTGCTACTTGACGGTTTACTTAACTTTAGCAAGACCTTCCTGCCCGACCAGCGCGGCGGGAAGATGGACGCCCCGCTGGTCATGTCCTCCCGGATCGATCCCTCCGAGATCGACGACGAGGCCCACAACATGGACGTCGTCTCGCAGTATCCCCGCGAGTTCTACCTCGCGACCCGCGAGCAGGCCGACCCCGAGGACGTCGACGTCGAGATCGCCGAGGCGAACCTCGGCACCGACCTCGAGTACACCGGCTTCGAGCACACCCACGACACCACCGACATCGCGATGGGTCCCGACCTCTCGGCGTACAAGACGCTGGGCTCGATGATGGACAAGATGGACGCCCAGCTCGAGCTGTCGCGCAAGCTCGCGGCCGTCGACGAGACCGACGTGGCCGAGCGGGTCATCGAGTACCACTTCCTGCCGGACCTGATCGGGAACCTGCGGGCGTTCTCCAGGCAGGAAACGCGGTGTCTCGACTGCGGCGAGAAGTTCCGGCGGATGCCCCTGACCGGCGACTGTCGCGAGTGCGGCGGCCGGGTCAACCTCACCGTCCACAAGGGCTCGGTCAACAAGTACATGCAGACGGCCATTCAGGTCGCCGACGAGTACGACTGCCGGCCCTACACGAAACAGCGGCTGGAGGTGCTGGAACGGTCGCTCGAGAGCATCTTCGAAAACGACAAGAACAAGCAAAGCGGGATCGAGGACTTCATGTGA